A single region of the Paraburkholderia sprentiae WSM5005 genome encodes:
- a CDS encoding type I restriction endonuclease subunit R, whose translation MSGITEDAVEQAMLEWLATLGWQTAHGPDISPPDAKTPGTERDTYRDVALRHRLAAAIAKLNPHIPAVARDDALRHVLNPNVPGLVKANRQLYRWLVDGVPVQFQKDGETRGDRVRLVDFSDIAANDWLAVNQLAVQGPKQPRRPDVVLYLNGLPIVVVELKNPGDENADIWAAWNQLQAYHQDIPDLFNANALEVISDGTTARMGSLTSNKERFLAWRTIEGHETDPLGAMHELETLTRGLFRRDYLLEYLHHFILFEDDGQLVKKVSAYHQFHAVRAVVQSVLQASAPGGSRKGGVVWHTQGAGKSIEMTCLAGALMAHEGMGNPTLVVVTDRNDLDNQLFGVFAGAKELLRETPVQADTRPELRRLLANRPSGGIVFTTIQKFTPGVDEDSFPVLSDRRNIVVICDEAHRSQYGFDARLPNTDGKGEGSAVRYGYAQYLRDALPEATFVAFTGTPVSLDDRDTRAVFGDYVHIYDIEQAVKDGATVPIYYESRLASLELKEDDASALDDEVDELAEDEESDEAKVATLRRWAALEKVVGAPPRIQKIAADIVSHFDNRQSVMDGKAMIVAMSRDICVHLYNAITQLRPEWHSDDPTQGAIKIVMTGSASDKAMLKPHIHPKKVRDDLEKRFKDPTDPFKLVIVRDMWLTGFDAPCMHTMYIDKPMRGHNLMQAIARVNRVFKDKPGGLVVDYIGIANELKAALATYTQAHGRGRPTIDAHEVLAVLAEKMDVLHDMLHGVDYAAFRTQAWQLLPAVANHVLGQDDGKKRFADTVLAASKAFALCCTLEEALVYRDELAFLQAVKAALIKHDGADKALTDEQKEHALRQIISRAVVSDQVIDIFSAAGLKRPDISVLSDGFLEDVRHMQQRNLAVELLERLLKDQIKSRFKTNVVQSAKFSELLQQSLTRYRNRAVETAQVIEELIAMAKKFQAEAQRGMELGLSPDEMSFYDALATNEAAVRVLGDETLKKIAVELVVKLRASVTVDWTKRETVRARLRVMVKTLLKRYKYPPDRQEEATDTVLSQAESLSSAWVGA comes from the coding sequence ATGAGCGGCATCACCGAGGACGCAGTCGAACAGGCAATGCTTGAATGGCTGGCCACTCTCGGCTGGCAAACCGCCCACGGCCCCGATATATCCCCCCCGGACGCTAAGACACCGGGCACGGAGCGCGACACCTATCGCGACGTGGCGCTACGCCATCGCCTGGCTGCGGCCATTGCAAAGCTGAACCCGCATATACCCGCTGTCGCTCGCGACGACGCGCTGCGCCATGTGCTGAATCCAAACGTGCCCGGCCTCGTCAAGGCCAATCGGCAGCTCTACCGCTGGCTTGTGGACGGCGTGCCGGTCCAGTTCCAGAAGGACGGGGAAACGCGCGGCGACCGCGTGCGCCTAGTCGATTTCAGCGACATCGCTGCAAACGACTGGCTAGCCGTCAACCAGCTCGCCGTGCAGGGACCAAAGCAGCCTCGCCGCCCCGATGTCGTGCTGTACCTAAACGGCCTGCCGATTGTCGTGGTCGAGCTGAAGAACCCAGGCGACGAGAACGCCGACATATGGGCCGCGTGGAACCAGCTCCAGGCTTACCACCAAGACATCCCTGACCTGTTTAACGCCAACGCGCTTGAAGTCATCTCGGACGGCACCACGGCCCGCATGGGCTCGCTCACGTCGAACAAGGAACGCTTTCTGGCCTGGCGCACCATCGAAGGCCATGAGACGGACCCACTCGGCGCGATGCACGAGCTGGAGACACTAACGCGCGGGCTGTTCCGGCGTGACTACCTGCTCGAATACCTGCATCACTTCATCCTGTTCGAGGACGACGGCCAGCTCGTCAAGAAGGTTTCCGCCTATCACCAGTTCCACGCCGTTCGCGCCGTCGTGCAAAGCGTGCTACAAGCCTCAGCCCCCGGTGGCTCGCGCAAAGGCGGTGTGGTCTGGCATACGCAGGGCGCGGGCAAGAGCATCGAAATGACCTGTCTGGCCGGAGCATTGATGGCCCATGAAGGCATGGGGAACCCAACGCTCGTGGTCGTGACCGACCGTAACGACCTCGACAATCAGCTATTCGGCGTGTTTGCAGGCGCGAAAGAACTGCTGCGCGAAACGCCGGTACAGGCCGACACCCGGCCCGAGCTGCGCCGCCTGCTGGCAAACCGCCCATCGGGCGGCATCGTCTTCACGACTATCCAGAAGTTTACCCCCGGCGTTGATGAGGACTCGTTCCCCGTATTGTCCGACCGCCGCAATATCGTCGTGATTTGCGATGAGGCCCATCGCAGCCAGTACGGCTTCGATGCCCGCCTGCCGAACACGGACGGCAAGGGCGAAGGCTCTGCTGTTCGCTACGGCTACGCGCAGTATCTGCGCGATGCGCTGCCGGAAGCGACGTTCGTCGCGTTCACCGGCACGCCGGTATCGCTCGATGACCGCGACACGCGCGCCGTGTTCGGCGACTACGTCCACATCTACGACATCGAGCAAGCGGTCAAAGACGGCGCTACGGTGCCCATCTACTACGAAAGCCGCCTCGCCAGCCTGGAGCTGAAAGAGGACGACGCTAGCGCACTCGATGACGAGGTGGACGAGCTGGCCGAGGACGAGGAAAGCGACGAGGCCAAGGTGGCCACGCTGCGCCGCTGGGCCGCGCTGGAGAAAGTTGTCGGCGCGCCGCCGCGCATCCAGAAAATCGCCGCCGACATCGTCAGCCACTTCGACAACCGCCAATCCGTGATGGACGGCAAGGCGATGATTGTCGCGATGAGTCGCGACATCTGTGTGCATCTCTACAACGCGATTACGCAGCTCCGCCCGGAATGGCATAGCGACGACCCGACGCAGGGGGCCATCAAGATTGTGATGACCGGCTCGGCGTCCGACAAGGCAATGCTCAAGCCGCACATTCACCCGAAGAAGGTGCGCGACGACCTCGAAAAGCGCTTCAAGGACCCGACCGACCCGTTCAAGCTCGTTATCGTCCGCGATATGTGGCTGACCGGCTTCGATGCGCCGTGCATGCACACCATGTACATCGACAAGCCGATGCGCGGTCACAACCTGATGCAAGCCATCGCACGCGTGAACCGGGTTTTCAAAGACAAGCCTGGCGGTCTGGTAGTCGACTACATCGGCATCGCAAACGAGCTGAAAGCAGCGCTTGCCACCTACACCCAGGCCCACGGGCGGGGCAGACCGACTATCGACGCGCACGAAGTCCTGGCTGTCCTCGCCGAAAAGATGGACGTGCTGCACGACATGCTTCACGGCGTCGACTACGCGGCATTTCGCACCCAGGCATGGCAACTTCTACCCGCCGTGGCGAACCATGTACTCGGGCAGGACGACGGCAAGAAACGCTTCGCCGACACTGTGCTCGCTGCGAGCAAGGCATTCGCATTGTGCTGCACGCTCGAAGAGGCGCTTGTGTACCGCGACGAACTGGCCTTCCTTCAAGCCGTGAAGGCGGCGCTCATCAAGCATGACGGCGCGGACAAGGCATTGACTGACGAGCAAAAAGAGCACGCACTGCGGCAAATCATCAGTCGAGCCGTCGTCAGCGACCAGGTCATCGACATCTTCTCTGCGGCGGGCCTTAAGCGGCCAGACATCAGTGTGCTTTCGGATGGCTTTCTTGAAGACGTGAGGCACATGCAACAACGCAACCTGGCCGTGGAGCTCCTGGAGCGGCTGCTGAAGGACCAAATCAAGTCGCGTTTCAAGACCAACGTCGTACAGAGCGCGAAATTCTCGGAGCTGCTTCAACAGAGCCTGACGCGGTATCGCAATCGCGCCGTAGAGACTGCGCAGGTCATCGAAGAGCTGATTGCGATGGCGAAGAAGTTCCAGGCCGAAGCGCAACGCGGCATGGAACTCGGCCTGAGCCCCGACGAAATGTCGTTTTACGACGCTCTGGCGACCAACGAGGCCGCTGTGCGCGTGCTGGGCGATGAAACATTGAAGAAAATTGCGGTCGAGCTGGTTGTAAAGCTTCGCGCTTCAGTCACAGTCGATTGGACAAAGCGGGAGACCGTACGTGCCAGGTTGCGAGTCATGGTGAAGACGCTGCTCAAACGCTACAAGTACCCACCGGACCGGCAGGAGGAGGCGACAGACACCGTGTTGTCGCAAGCAGAATCACTTTCGTCAGCCTGGGTTGGTGCATAG
- a CDS encoding restriction endonuclease subunit S, translating into MALEATWNPNLWMAAGGTLPHGWQLHPFEDFLESPKSIAVGVMYPGNHSDDGIPLIRVGDVQDGGVVAKPAMRISGEVHYEYRRTALAGNELLITLVGNPGVCVIAQPSMKGWNVARALAVAKLKSPKLRAYLKAVLESSVMKSIISGMLNTTVQPTLNLKEIKSLPIPMPDRLDIADAIGDFSELFSRRVDLLRQANATLEFIAQALFKSWFIDFDPVRAKAEGREPVGMDAETAALFPDSFEKSALGEIPKGWSTGSLKDAFDLNPVRSLAKGADAPYLEMANAPTAGHRPQEIVRTRPFGSGCKFRNGDALLAKITPCLENGKSAFIDFLGENAVGWGSTEFIVLRSRSRFPDFCAYLLARHEPFRQFAIQAMTGTSGRQRVDLSRLAQFALAIPPDEKIATSATAIFDNIRSRIAANDEQVQTLAAMRNTLLPRLISGKLRLPEAAAQLKEALA; encoded by the coding sequence ATGGCGCTTGAGGCAACCTGGAATCCAAATCTCTGGATGGCAGCCGGCGGGACGCTACCACACGGTTGGCAATTGCATCCATTTGAAGACTTCCTTGAATCTCCGAAGTCGATTGCTGTCGGAGTTATGTATCCCGGTAACCACTCGGATGATGGAATTCCTTTGATACGAGTGGGCGATGTTCAAGACGGAGGAGTGGTAGCCAAACCTGCGATGCGAATATCCGGCGAAGTACACTACGAGTATCGCCGTACTGCGCTCGCCGGTAATGAATTGCTCATCACACTTGTTGGCAATCCAGGTGTTTGTGTGATTGCGCAACCATCCATGAAGGGGTGGAATGTCGCGCGTGCGCTGGCCGTCGCCAAATTGAAATCTCCAAAGCTACGGGCCTATCTTAAGGCGGTGCTAGAAAGTTCGGTGATGAAGAGCATAATTTCAGGGATGCTCAACACAACCGTCCAGCCCACGTTAAACCTTAAGGAGATTAAGTCTCTCCCAATCCCGATGCCGGACAGGCTGGATATTGCAGATGCGATTGGTGACTTTTCGGAGTTATTTAGCCGCAGAGTGGACCTCTTGCGCCAAGCCAACGCCACGCTGGAATTCATCGCGCAAGCCCTTTTCAAAAGTTGGTTCATCGACTTCGACCCGGTTCGGGCGAAGGCAGAAGGCCGTGAGCCTGTCGGTATGGACGCCGAAACGGCTGCACTGTTTCCGGATTCATTTGAAAAATCTGCGCTCGGCGAGATTCCGAAGGGTTGGTCTACTGGCAGTCTGAAGGACGCATTCGACTTGAATCCAGTGCGCTCGCTAGCGAAAGGGGCTGATGCTCCATATTTGGAAATGGCGAATGCTCCGACCGCTGGACACCGCCCGCAGGAGATTGTAAGAACTCGCCCATTTGGTTCTGGCTGCAAATTTAGAAATGGAGATGCGCTACTGGCGAAGATAACCCCTTGCTTGGAAAATGGAAAATCGGCGTTTATCGATTTTCTCGGCGAGAATGCGGTCGGCTGGGGCTCTACGGAATTTATCGTGCTGCGGTCGCGTTCTCGGTTTCCGGATTTTTGCGCATACTTGTTGGCGAGGCACGAACCATTCCGGCAGTTTGCAATTCAGGCGATGACTGGTACGAGCGGTCGTCAGCGTGTTGACCTATCGCGGTTGGCACAGTTTGCCCTTGCCATTCCGCCCGACGAGAAAATTGCCACTTCGGCAACAGCGATATTCGACAATATACGGAGCCGTATTGCGGCAAACGACGAGCAAGTGCAAACGCTTGCGGCAATGAGAAACACGCTTCTGCCTCGTCTAATCTCCGGCAAACTCCGCCTCCCCGAAGCGGCGGCCCAATTGAAAGAGGCCTTGGCATGA